Proteins encoded in a region of the Hirundo rustica isolate bHirRus1 chromosome 10, bHirRus1.pri.v3, whole genome shotgun sequence genome:
- the B3GNT7 gene encoding UDP-GlcNAc:betaGal beta-1,3-N-acetylglucosaminyltransferase 7 isoform X2, with amino-acid sequence MFQWKKTIYKTVCLSFLLIITVTVLQRGMAPNQFMQGQQQKELPPSEPLKSQKRDNAFSISSTFWKTKKEKAPVKEESVTAKQTKSWDVTITNCSANQNFSKVDWFKGLEPNFQQFLLYRHCRYFPMLINHPEKCSGDVYLLIVVKSIITQHDRRDAIRRTWGQEKEVDGKKIRTLFLLGTTSKEEERANHQKLLDYENHIYGDILQWDFLDSFFNLTLKEVHFLKWVDIYCDNVHFIFKGDDDVFVSPSNILEFLEDKKEGEDLFVGDVLYKARPIRKKENKYYIPSALYNKNIYPPYAGGGGFIMDGALAKKLHKASETLELYPIDDVFLGMCLEVLKVSPVGHEGFKTFGIVKNKNSKMNKEPCFYRSMLVVHKLLPPELLQMWDLVHSNLTCSRKLNVL; translated from the coding sequence GAAGAAGACTATCTACAAAACAGTTTGTCTCTCCTTCTTGTTGATCATTACAGTGACGGTGCTGCAGCGTGGAATGGCCCCAAACCAGTTcatgcagggccagcagcagaaagaaCTGCCCCCTTCAGAGCCCTTGAAATCGCAGAAGAGAGACAACGCCTTCTCCATCAGCAGCACTTTCTGGAAGACCAAGAAGGAGAAAGCTCCTGTTAAAGAGGAGAGCGTGAcggcaaagcaaacaaaatcctgGGATGTCACCATTACCAACTGCTCAGCCAACCAGAACTTCAGCAAGGTGGATTGGTTCAAAGGGCTGGAGCCCAACTTCCAGCAGTTCCTGCTTTATCGACACTGCCGCTACTTCCCCATGCTGATCAACCACCCAGAGAAGTGCAGCGGGGATGTCTACCTGCTCATCGTGGTCAAGTCCATCATCACGCAGCACGACCGCCGTGATGCCATCCGGAGGACCTGGGGCCAGGAGAAGGAGGTGGACGGCAAGAAGATCAGGACGCTGTTCTTGCTGGGCACCACAtccaaggaggaggagagagccaACCACCAGAAACTGCTAGATTATGAGAACCACATCTATGGGGACATCTTGCAGTGGGATTTCCTAGACAGCTTCTTCAACCTCACCCTCAAAGAGGTCCATTTCCTGAAGTGGGTCGACATCTACTGTGACAATGTCCACTTCATCTTCAAAGGCGATGACGATGTGTTTGTGAGTCCCAGCAATATCCTGGAGTTCCTGGAGGAcaagaaggagggagaggaccTCTTTGTGGGGGATGTCCTCTACAAGGCCAGGCCAATCCGCAAGAAGGAGAATAAGTACTACATCCCCAGTGCCCTCTACAACAAAAACATCTACCCACCCTATGCAGGGGGTGGGGGCTTCATCATGGATGGAGCCCTGGCCAAGAAGCTGCATAAGGCCTCAGAGACACTGGAGTTGTACCCCATCGATGATGTCTTCCTAGGGATGTGCTTGGAGGTCCTTAAAGTGTCACCTGTTGGGCACGAGGGCTTCAAAACTTTTGGCATTGTGAAAAACAAGAACAGCAAGATGAACAAGGAGCCGTGTTTTTACCGGAGTATGTTGGTGGTTCATAAACTGCTGCCTCCGGAGTTGCTCCAAATGTGGGACTTGGTCCACAGTAACTTGACATGCTCAAGAAAACTCAATGTCCTTTAG